The following are encoded in a window of Nitrospira sp. genomic DNA:
- a CDS encoding TetR/AcrR family transcriptional regulator: MGRTKEYDRRGVLNRAISVFWKKGFEATSMSELIKTTGLNSASLYKEFGSKDGLYETALEEYRQQELEPFIRPLIDEPNMQGIETFLQGVIKNATNPDFNGCLMMNTLVEKEVVSTGAVRRVEKFCTRLETILEGAIRAAQKAGEIPAKKDPVALAHYLLCLIQGMVLYGRVEDHKPHIEAVIRTVKQTLMA, encoded by the coding sequence ATGGGACGGACCAAAGAATATGATCGGCGGGGCGTGTTGAACCGGGCGATCTCCGTGTTCTGGAAGAAGGGCTTTGAAGCCACATCGATGAGTGAACTCATCAAGACAACGGGGCTGAATAGCGCCAGCCTGTACAAAGAGTTTGGAAGCAAGGATGGGTTGTACGAAACTGCTCTGGAGGAATATCGCCAACAGGAGCTTGAGCCCTTCATTAGACCGCTGATCGACGAGCCGAACATGCAGGGCATCGAGACCTTCTTGCAAGGCGTGATCAAGAATGCCACGAACCCTGATTTTAACGGTTGTCTCATGATGAATACCCTTGTCGAGAAGGAAGTGGTCAGCACGGGAGCCGTCAGGCGTGTGGAGAAGTTTTGCACCAGGTTGGAAACCATCCTTGAAGGGGCCATACGTGCCGCGCAGAAAGCAGGTGAGATCCCGGCTAAGAAAGATCCGGTGGCGCTCGCACACTATCTCCTTTGTCTGATCCAAGGCATGGTGCTGTATGGACGGGTCGAGGATCATAAGCCGCACATCGAAGCGGTCATAAGGACCGTCAAGCAGACGCTTATGGCATAA
- a CDS encoding DUF3047 domain-containing protein has product MILGDPNRLQAGSSATVEVGPFSTTAPSGPWPDGWKPLTFPKIPQHTTYSLVRDGERVAVKAASHASSSGYTKEILIDPKEYPILQWQWKVLNTLNAGNVAKKEGDDYPARIYVTFQYDSAKVGLFGKAKYEAAKLIYGRYPPLGALNYIWESRAPVGTAVPNPYTEQVHMIVVESGPTKLNTWMTEERNVYDDYKRAFGDEPPMISGIAIMTDTDNTGEFAEAYYGDIVLKKLSP; this is encoded by the coding sequence ATGATCCTCGGCGATCCGAACCGGCTACAAGCCGGATCCTCCGCCACCGTAGAGGTCGGTCCCTTTTCGACCACTGCTCCGAGTGGACCCTGGCCGGACGGCTGGAAACCACTCACCTTTCCCAAAATTCCCCAACACACGACCTATAGCCTGGTACGCGATGGGGAGCGCGTCGCCGTCAAAGCCGCCAGTCATGCCTCCTCGTCGGGGTACACGAAAGAAATTCTGATCGATCCGAAGGAATATCCCATCCTCCAATGGCAGTGGAAAGTGTTGAACACCTTGAACGCCGGCAATGTGGCGAAGAAAGAGGGCGATGATTATCCAGCCCGCATCTACGTCACCTTTCAATATGACAGCGCGAAAGTAGGCCTCTTTGGCAAGGCGAAATACGAAGCGGCCAAACTCATCTATGGGCGCTATCCACCGCTCGGCGCCCTCAATTATATCTGGGAGAGTCGGGCGCCGGTGGGGACGGCGGTGCCCAACCCCTACACCGAGCAAGTGCACATGATTGTGGTGGAAAGCGGGCCGACCAAGCTCAATACCTGGATGACTGAAGAGCGCAACGTCTATGACGACTACAAACGGGCATTTGGAGACGAGCCGCCGATGATTTCCGGTATTGCCATCATGACGGATACTGACAACACTGGCGAATTTGCAGAAGCCTACTATGGAGACATCGTGCTCAAGAAACTGTCTCCCTGA
- a CDS encoding DUF2934 domain-containing protein has product MSKKKKEANKGNSSETNREAAQEDIRALAYQLFCEHGCEHGHDVEHWLEAERRILTRDQGNGEGIS; this is encoded by the coding sequence ATGAGCAAAAAGAAAAAAGAAGCCAACAAAGGAAACTCGTCCGAGACAAACCGTGAGGCAGCGCAAGAAGACATCCGCGCTCTCGCCTACCAGCTCTTTTGTGAACACGGATGTGAACATGGACACGATGTGGAGCATTGGTTGGAGGCCGAACGACGGATACTCACACGGGATCAAGGAAATGGAGAAGGAATCTCGTAG
- a CDS encoding SRPBCC family protein, with protein MSEHSETWVVQGADEIVINVAPDHIWGILGHSQLLPQWMPAVQHTNGHHESLGTVRRCDVNLEGQCGHVVERCVAYEKPHRLGWLMIEDSLGVSRCSNTLGSTSR; from the coding sequence ATGAGTGAACACTCTGAAACCTGGGTCGTACAAGGGGCAGACGAGATCGTCATCAACGTGGCTCCTGATCACATCTGGGGTATCCTTGGACACTCGCAACTCCTTCCGCAGTGGATGCCTGCGGTACAGCATACCAATGGTCACCATGAGTCTCTTGGAACGGTACGAAGATGCGACGTAAACCTTGAGGGGCAGTGTGGACATGTTGTTGAACGGTGCGTCGCATATGAAAAACCGCACCGGTTGGGTTGGCTCATGATCGAAGATTCTCTCGGTGTTTCCAGATGCTCAAACACTTTAGGTTCGACTTCGCGCTGA
- a CDS encoding acyloxyacyl hydrolase: MLRHERRRQIGVLLSIVTFVVVTCGVESRVASAQSSFEAHDVMTKGTVEIGGALGYAQGTTVVGNGPSANRSAVFVMPRLGVVLTDPLGTGWWQGNVEFLVQPVFARFTEPFAAEAAGGSFLLKYNFLSFGRWVPFWDVGAGMIWTNLAPRIPEQSTQFEFILETGPGVHYFVTDRITWTMGVRLHHISNSNLGDRNTGINGVLPYVGLSFFTPGLF, translated from the coding sequence ATGCTGAGACATGAGCGGCGTCGACAAATCGGCGTCTTGTTATCCATAGTGACATTCGTCGTCGTTACATGCGGTGTCGAGAGCCGTGTAGCGAGCGCGCAATCTTCCTTCGAAGCGCACGATGTGATGACCAAAGGCACGGTAGAAATCGGCGGGGCGCTGGGCTATGCGCAGGGCACGACCGTCGTTGGAAACGGCCCCTCCGCGAACCGGAGCGCCGTCTTTGTGATGCCGCGTCTCGGGGTGGTCTTGACCGATCCCCTGGGAACCGGCTGGTGGCAAGGCAACGTCGAATTCTTAGTTCAACCCGTGTTCGCACGCTTTACCGAACCGTTTGCGGCGGAAGCGGCAGGAGGGTCGTTCCTCCTGAAATACAATTTTCTGTCGTTTGGGCGATGGGTGCCGTTCTGGGATGTCGGCGCGGGCATGATCTGGACCAATTTGGCGCCGCGGATTCCTGAACAGAGCACACAGTTCGAGTTCATCTTGGAGACCGGCCCGGGGGTGCATTATTTTGTGACGGACCGGATCACCTGGACCATGGGCGTGCGGTTGCACCATATCTCTAATTCGAATCTCGGTGACCGAAATACCGGGATCAACGGAGTGCTGCCCTATGTCGGGCTTTCATTCTTCACACCTGGGCTCTTTTGA
- a CDS encoding carboxymuconolactone decarboxylase family protein — MSLFTKHTDATAPKGAAAVLAKAKDRYGFIPNLAATLAESPVTLDAVLNLSGAFDKTSFTEAERQVILITSSVVNGCNYCKTVHAALGRKAGIDDTTLKALVALAPLSDARLNALRDFTKAMVEQRGRIHEQRVRQFLDAGYTNAQVFEVVMGVALKTLTNYSNHLTGTHPNPEFVAMAEPGEKVA; from the coding sequence ATGAGTCTCTTTACGAAACACACGGATGCAACTGCGCCGAAGGGCGCAGCCGCAGTGCTGGCAAAAGCAAAGGATCGATACGGATTTATCCCCAATCTCGCCGCCACCCTCGCGGAGAGTCCGGTGACGCTCGACGCTGTGCTGAATCTGAGCGGTGCGTTCGATAAGACCTCGTTCACAGAGGCCGAGCGGCAAGTCATCCTGATCACGAGCAGCGTGGTGAACGGCTGTAACTATTGCAAGACCGTCCATGCCGCGCTGGGTCGAAAGGCGGGAATCGATGACACGACACTGAAGGCGCTTGTAGCACTCGCTCCGCTTTCTGACGCAAGACTTAATGCGCTGCGGGATTTCACCAAAGCGATGGTCGAGCAGCGAGGCCGGATTCACGAGCAGCGAGTCCGGCAGTTTCTCGATGCTGGCTATACGAACGCGCAAGTGTTCGAAGTGGTGATGGGAGTCGCCCTCAAGACGTTAACCAATTACAGCAATCATCTGACGGGTACTCACCCGAATCCCGAGTTTGTGGCAATGGCCGAACCGGGCGAGAAAGTGGCGTGA
- a CDS encoding transporter, which yields MRLTRHVSFLFFLALLTVFLRSEALASCGAVSCFVVIGAQQQVPQQGVLTVSGIYNYTPMRLLSGATGIIPAADQAQQRLILDHHQEIRTITQTYTLDLNYGLTDRLALQMTVPYLKRTHLHIDGLGESATEAGEPVNFSDNGFGDVRITAKYNVLPALRHAIVMGFGLELPTGDTQARDSSGQILESPGQLGRGQVGLIGSMYQTYELIPHRLSQFAFASYRHTFRNRDGYQFGDEYQFNAGVNLVTTPWLVLSQQFNFRYLTHDNVTANLEQSAAPFSGEEPIVIDSRVLDRRVPNTGSTYLAYTPGFQLDIGQLFNSRYTEATSLYFMAQIPLARDANNNLAQGTSFVFGMTRSVQLVKPKS from the coding sequence ATGCGATTGACTCGACACGTGTCATTTCTTTTCTTCCTGGCACTCCTCACCGTGTTTCTCCGATCGGAGGCGCTGGCCTCCTGTGGCGCCGTGAGCTGCTTTGTGGTGATCGGAGCACAGCAACAGGTCCCGCAACAAGGCGTGCTGACGGTGAGTGGGATCTACAACTATACTCCGATGCGGTTGCTGAGCGGCGCCACAGGGATTATTCCGGCGGCGGATCAGGCGCAGCAACGGTTGATTCTAGATCACCACCAGGAAATTCGAACCATCACCCAGACCTATACGCTCGACTTGAACTATGGCCTCACGGACCGGCTTGCTCTTCAAATGACCGTGCCCTATCTCAAGCGAACGCATCTGCACATCGATGGGCTCGGCGAGTCGGCAACGGAGGCCGGCGAGCCCGTCAACTTTTCAGATAACGGCTTCGGCGACGTGCGGATCACGGCCAAGTACAATGTGTTGCCGGCGCTTCGCCACGCTATCGTCATGGGGTTCGGCCTGGAATTACCGACCGGAGACACCCAAGCACGGGACAGCTCAGGGCAGATTTTGGAATCCCCGGGGCAACTGGGGCGTGGCCAGGTTGGTCTCATCGGTTCGATGTACCAAACCTATGAGCTGATTCCCCACCGGTTGAGCCAGTTCGCCTTCGCCAGCTATCGCCATACCTTCCGCAATCGGGATGGGTATCAGTTTGGAGACGAATATCAGTTCAATGCCGGCGTGAATCTGGTCACGACCCCCTGGCTGGTGTTGTCTCAGCAATTCAACTTCCGTTATCTCACGCACGACAACGTCACGGCCAATCTGGAGCAATCGGCCGCACCGTTTTCAGGGGAGGAACCGATCGTGATTGACTCCCGCGTCCTCGATCGACGAGTCCCGAATACCGGATCGACCTACTTGGCCTATACGCCAGGATTCCAACTCGATATTGGACAACTCTTCAACTCTCGATATACGGAAGCGACCTCATTGTATTTTATGGCCCAAATTCCCTTGGCACGGGATGCCAACAACAACCTTGCGCAGGGAACCAGTTTTGTCTTTGGCATGACCCGTTCGGTTCAACTTGTGAAACCGAAATCCTAG
- a CDS encoding helix-turn-helix transcriptional regulator, whose protein sequence is MPKPSSKKCRHTGCPIAFTLDVLGDRWTLLIIRDLIFMGKRYYGEFLDSGEGIATNVLADRLSRLESEGIVSKRVDPKDQKKYLYQLTNKGEDLLPVLLEVILWGATYDPKSAAPKAFIDRLKSDRSAVIQETLAQLRAKQPKESK, encoded by the coding sequence ATGCCTAAACCGTCATCCAAGAAGTGCCGACACACTGGATGTCCGATCGCGTTCACTCTCGATGTCCTCGGAGATCGGTGGACGTTGCTGATCATTCGCGATCTGATCTTTATGGGGAAACGGTACTATGGCGAGTTCTTGGACTCAGGCGAAGGTATTGCGACCAATGTGCTCGCCGATCGACTCAGTCGTCTTGAGTCTGAGGGGATTGTGTCCAAACGGGTCGATCCGAAGGATCAGAAGAAGTATCTCTATCAGCTGACGAACAAAGGGGAGGATCTGTTACCGGTGCTCCTTGAGGTAATTCTTTGGGGAGCCACGTATGACCCGAAGTCCGCAGCCCCCAAGGCCTTCATTGATCGGCTGAAGTCTGATCGATCAGCCGTGATACAAGAAACGCTTGCTCAGTTACGAGCCAAACAGCCCAAAGAGTCGAAGTAG
- a CDS encoding DUF1761 domain-containing protein, with amino-acid sequence MTRTFLLATFVYAAITLVLGMTWHFILFKDLYDSLGIYNRQEPIIPLGFTSMLLQGLIIAYLYPSFNKGGHPIGQGIKFALLMGLFMFSVSTLANAAKIHVASMSTWLMVQTAFHLIQFTVVGVGIGLIYGPAPREHAHGL; translated from the coding sequence ATGACGAGGACATTTCTGTTGGCCACATTTGTCTATGCAGCGATCACGCTCGTTTTGGGCATGACATGGCATTTCATCCTGTTTAAAGATCTCTATGACAGCTTGGGGATCTACAATCGGCAGGAGCCGATCATCCCGCTGGGATTTACCTCCATGCTCCTTCAAGGCTTGATCATCGCCTATCTTTACCCATCGTTTAACAAGGGTGGTCACCCGATCGGCCAGGGGATCAAATTCGCGCTGCTGATGGGTCTGTTCATGTTCAGTGTCTCGACACTGGCGAACGCAGCGAAGATTCACGTCGCCTCCATGTCCACGTGGCTGATGGTGCAGACTGCCTTTCACCTCATTCAATTCACAGTTGTCGGGGTTGGGATTGGGCTGATTTACGGTCCTGCCCCACGGGAGCACGCACATGGCCTTTGA
- a CDS encoding TfoX/Sxy family protein, translating into MAFDQDLAMRVRRLLEKQDGISERKMFGGLAFLLKGKMFCGVLGHDLVARLGAEQAQSALKRSYVRPMDFTGRPMKGYVYVVPDGLKTDRALQTFLRHAIRFTSSL; encoded by the coding sequence ATGGCCTTTGATCAGGATCTGGCCATGCGCGTTCGTCGACTCCTGGAGAAACAGGATGGGATTTCAGAGCGAAAGATGTTTGGTGGGCTGGCGTTCTTGCTGAAGGGGAAAATGTTCTGTGGTGTGCTCGGTCACGATCTCGTCGCGCGGCTTGGAGCTGAGCAAGCGCAATCGGCATTGAAACGATCGTATGTGCGGCCAATGGATTTCACCGGACGCCCTATGAAGGGATATGTCTATGTGGTCCCCGACGGGTTAAAGACGGATCGCGCACTCCAGACCTTTCTCCGTCACGCCATTCGCTTTACCTCTTCCTTGTAG
- a CDS encoding Crp/Fnr family transcriptional regulator, with protein sequence MEQPSSSTNKLWYLKHIRLFDGISSSDMQEMEKITRMEEVKKRQPLYLPGDPSSSVYLLKKGRVKIANTAPNGKEVTFEILEPGEVFGELEVLEDTPRSTSAEALDDTLICVIPRKDFDQYLAMRPNVTVKLTKLIGLRLRKIQSRVEDLVFRDVPARLAHLLLELSKTDGVTDQQGIRLKAKLTHQEMANLIGCSRETVSTIIGQFRDQRLIQMDGRTITLLKPDTLSRLAS encoded by the coding sequence ATGGAACAGCCTTCCTCATCCACGAATAAGCTGTGGTACCTCAAGCACATTCGCTTGTTCGACGGGATCTCTTCGTCTGACATGCAAGAGATGGAGAAGATTACGCGTATGGAGGAAGTCAAGAAACGGCAGCCTCTCTATCTTCCCGGTGATCCGAGCAGCAGTGTGTATTTGCTGAAAAAGGGACGCGTCAAAATTGCCAACACGGCGCCAAACGGGAAAGAGGTCACGTTTGAAATCCTGGAGCCTGGCGAAGTCTTCGGTGAGTTGGAGGTGTTGGAAGATACCCCCCGCTCGACCTCAGCGGAGGCCCTTGATGACACACTGATTTGCGTGATCCCACGCAAAGACTTCGACCAGTATCTAGCGATGCGTCCGAACGTAACGGTGAAGTTGACCAAGCTTATCGGCCTACGGCTGAGAAAAATCCAGAGCCGCGTCGAAGACCTCGTCTTTCGGGATGTCCCGGCGCGTTTGGCCCATCTCCTATTAGAGTTGAGCAAGACCGATGGCGTGACAGACCAGCAGGGGATTCGCCTGAAGGCAAAGTTGACCCACCAAGAAATGGCGAACCTGATCGGCTGTAGCCGCGAAACCGTGAGCACCATCATCGGACAGTTTCGGGATCAAAGGCTCATCCAGATGGACGGACGAACGATCACCCTTCTGAAACCAGACACACTTTCTCGCCTCGCTTCCTGA
- a CDS encoding TVP38/TMEM64 family protein, whose amino-acid sequence MAATRTGWLKLGALLAVLVGIYAVASWLDLGELLKPEQVADQLRTAGPFGPLLFMALMTTSVVISPLPDLPLVIAAGATFGTILGTTYSVIGAEIGAIASFLIGRTLGQEILTKLLRTNVVFCERCSDRHLAIFVLLARLVPLFSFDVISYGAGLTNMSLRTFALVTFVGMIPPTFALTYAGSQVISGAWLMILSGTAMVTVMLLLPKLVLRYPTARWVRLLRGDMPVAAHVHLAPGQPGCPVVDGAPRCDSCGGPLT is encoded by the coding sequence ATGGCGGCCACAAGAACCGGTTGGCTGAAACTCGGAGCACTTCTCGCCGTCCTGGTCGGCATCTACGCGGTGGCATCCTGGCTTGATCTCGGAGAACTGCTGAAGCCTGAGCAAGTAGCCGACCAGCTACGCACAGCCGGCCCCTTCGGACCGCTCTTGTTCATGGCGCTGATGACGACCTCTGTTGTCATCAGCCCGCTTCCCGATCTCCCCCTGGTTATCGCTGCTGGCGCCACTTTCGGAACGATACTGGGAACAACCTACTCCGTCATCGGTGCAGAGATCGGCGCGATTGCGAGCTTTCTCATCGGACGCACGTTGGGGCAGGAGATCCTCACCAAACTGCTGCGGACCAATGTTGTATTTTGCGAACGATGTTCGGACCGCCATCTGGCGATCTTTGTTCTGCTGGCCCGGCTGGTCCCGCTCTTCTCGTTCGACGTGATCAGTTACGGCGCCGGCTTGACGAACATGTCCCTCCGGACCTTCGCCCTGGTTACTTTCGTGGGGATGATTCCGCCGACGTTCGCGCTGACCTATGCCGGCAGTCAAGTGATTTCAGGCGCGTGGCTGATGATTCTGTCGGGGACGGCCATGGTGACGGTGATGCTGCTCCTGCCGAAGCTGGTGCTCCGCTACCCCACGGCGCGCTGGGTTCGTTTGCTGCGCGGCGACATGCCGGTGGCGGCTCACGTCCATCTTGCACCCGGCCAGCCGGGATGTCCTGTTGTAGACGGTGCCCCACGATGCGATTCCTGTGGGGGACCACTGACCTAG
- a CDS encoding TVP38/TMEM64 family protein produces MPPLNQGTLPVTPAKAHPSGKVIIALVIGLAIGAFFYFDLGRFLSLAALKDNRNHLLAFTDSNYVAAVGIFIVAYAIVTGLSLPGAVILTLAGGFAFGAVLGTLFVNLGATTGATLAFLTARYVLRDTVEQKFGNSLRPFQEGFAKNAFSYLLTLRLIPLFPFFVVNLVSGLTRVSAGTYIGATALGIIPGSFVYAYAGRQLGTINSLKEIASPNVIGAFILLGLLALVPVVYKRFATKPAS; encoded by the coding sequence ATGCCCCCTTTGAATCAGGGCACGTTACCCGTTACGCCCGCTAAGGCGCATCCTTCGGGCAAGGTGATCATCGCTCTGGTGATCGGACTGGCCATCGGGGCGTTCTTCTATTTTGATCTTGGACGGTTCTTATCGTTAGCTGCCCTGAAAGACAATCGGAACCATCTGCTGGCATTTACGGACTCGAATTATGTCGCAGCGGTCGGTATCTTCATTGTCGCCTATGCGATCGTCACCGGCTTATCGCTGCCTGGTGCGGTCATTCTCACGTTGGCTGGAGGGTTCGCGTTCGGTGCCGTCCTTGGTACGCTGTTCGTCAATCTCGGGGCGACAACCGGCGCCACCCTGGCGTTTCTGACCGCACGGTATGTGTTGCGGGACACCGTGGAGCAGAAGTTCGGGAACTCGCTGAGACCGTTCCAAGAAGGCTTCGCCAAGAATGCGTTCAGCTACCTGCTGACCCTCCGGCTAATTCCACTCTTTCCGTTCTTCGTGGTCAACCTCGTATCCGGGCTGACTCGCGTCAGCGCGGGAACCTATATCGGAGCCACCGCGCTCGGCATTATTCCTGGTTCCTTCGTCTATGCCTATGCGGGACGCCAACTCGGCACCATCAACTCACTGAAGGAAATCGCATCGCCCAATGTCATCGGCGCCTTTATCCTCTTGGGACTGCTGGCCCTCGTGCCGGTCGTCTATAAAAGGTTTGCGACCAAACCGGCGTCATGA
- a CDS encoding mercuric reductase, which produces MSAHGQSLVLPHDEYNQQLVTNVHPADWVNPEPTGRYNMVVIGAGTAGLITAVVAASLGAKVALIEKHLMGGDCLNVGCVPSKGVIRAARAWADLRKATEFGLHIPAGVTYDFGAVMARMRKLRARISHNDSAHRYTTLGVDIYIGSGRFPGPDTIQVEGPAGDRTLTFVKAAVCTGARASAPPTPGLQEAGYLTNETVFSLTELPQRIGVIGAGPIGCELAQSFARFGSQVYLIEAAHGIMPNEDRDAADLVEHQIVRDGVKLLCCGKQLQVGKTEGGKRLTVGSHGQQYDVTVDEILVGVGRTPNVEGIGLQAAGVAYDKNGITVNARLQTTNPKIFAAGDVCSRYKFTHAADAMAQIVIQNALFPHPFGLGYASVDSLVMPWCTFTEPEVAHVGMYEQDAKEKGIEVETYTYKLDEVDRAILDGEDEGFARIHIEKGTDTILGATIVASHAGDMISEFAVAMKAGAGAKTIAATIHPYPTQAEVTKKVVNLWRKAHFTQRTKDLLIKLFTWMRR; this is translated from the coding sequence ATGAGTGCGCATGGACAGTCGTTGGTTCTTCCCCATGACGAGTACAACCAGCAGCTCGTCACCAATGTGCATCCTGCCGATTGGGTCAACCCAGAGCCGACCGGTCGCTACAACATGGTGGTCATTGGAGCCGGCACGGCGGGACTCATCACAGCGGTCGTTGCGGCAAGCCTGGGGGCCAAAGTTGCGTTGATCGAAAAGCATCTCATGGGCGGAGACTGTCTGAATGTGGGATGTGTGCCGTCGAAAGGGGTGATCCGAGCCGCCAGGGCCTGGGCCGACCTCCGGAAAGCAACGGAATTCGGTCTGCATATCCCAGCCGGCGTGACATATGACTTCGGCGCAGTCATGGCGCGCATGAGAAAGTTGCGCGCGCGGATCAGTCACAACGATTCAGCTCATCGCTATACCACACTCGGCGTGGACATCTACATCGGCAGCGGGCGCTTTCCCGGTCCCGATACCATCCAAGTCGAAGGACCGGCGGGTGATCGGACCCTGACGTTTGTGAAAGCCGCCGTCTGCACCGGCGCACGAGCATCGGCTCCTCCAACACCCGGACTGCAGGAAGCTGGCTACCTCACGAACGAAACCGTCTTCTCTCTAACTGAGTTGCCACAGCGAATCGGTGTGATCGGAGCCGGTCCCATCGGATGCGAACTGGCCCAGTCGTTCGCCCGCTTTGGAAGTCAGGTCTATTTGATCGAGGCGGCCCATGGCATCATGCCGAACGAGGACCGCGACGCGGCGGACCTTGTCGAGCACCAGATAGTGCGTGATGGAGTGAAGCTGCTGTGTTGTGGAAAACAGTTGCAGGTCGGAAAGACCGAGGGCGGCAAACGCCTAACGGTCGGGTCGCATGGCCAGCAGTACGATGTGACCGTCGACGAAATTCTTGTCGGGGTCGGACGCACACCGAACGTGGAGGGGATTGGGTTGCAAGCAGCGGGAGTCGCCTATGACAAGAACGGGATCACGGTGAACGCGCGATTGCAAACGACGAACCCCAAGATCTTTGCGGCCGGCGATGTCTGTTCACGCTACAAGTTTACCCATGCAGCCGATGCCATGGCACAGATCGTCATCCAGAATGCGTTGTTTCCTCATCCGTTTGGGTTGGGCTACGCCAGTGTCGACTCGCTCGTCATGCCCTGGTGCACGTTCACTGAACCGGAAGTCGCCCATGTCGGGATGTACGAGCAGGATGCAAAAGAGAAAGGCATCGAAGTCGAAACCTACACCTACAAGCTCGACGAGGTTGATCGGGCGATCCTGGACGGAGAGGACGAAGGCTTTGCGCGGATTCACATCGAAAAGGGGACCGATACGATCCTTGGCGCGACGATCGTGGCCAGCCATGCCGGCGACATGATCAGCGAATTTGCCGTCGCCATGAAGGCAGGAGCAGGGGCCAAGACAATCGCGGCGACCATCCATCCTTATCCCACACAGGCTGAGGTTACCAAGAAAGTCGTCAATCTCTGGCGAAAAGCGCATTTCACGCAGAGGACCAAAGATCTCTTGATCAAATTGTTTACCTGGATGCGGCGATAG